Proteins co-encoded in one Seriola aureovittata isolate HTS-2021-v1 ecotype China chromosome 1, ASM2101889v1, whole genome shotgun sequence genomic window:
- the LOC130173729 gene encoding cAMP-regulated phosphoprotein 19-like has protein sequence MSGDNEETQTAEETSVDEKEVQDKVISPEKAEEAKLKARYPNLGNKPGGSDLLRKRLQKGQKYFDSGDYNMAKAKIKNKQLPTAAPEKTEITGDHIPTPQDLPQRKPSLVASKLAG, from the exons ATGTCGGGAGATAACGAAGAAACGCAGACGGCAGAGGAGACATCAGTGGACGAGAAG GAGGTTCAGGACAAAGTGATCAGCCCTGAGAAGGCGGAGGAGGCTAAACTGAAGGCCAGATACCCAAATTTAGGAAATAAACCTGGAGGCTCTGATCTGCTTCGCAAACGCCTCCAAAAGGGG CAAAAGTACTTTGACTCAGGCGACTACAACATGGCTAAAGCGAAGATAAAGAACAAACAGTTGCCAACAGCTGCACCAGAGAAGACCGAGATCACAGGGGACCACATCCCCACCCCCCAGGACCTGCCACAGAGGAAACCCTCTCTGGTGGCCAGTAAACTGGCAGGCTGA